From Populus alba chromosome 16, ASM523922v2, whole genome shotgun sequence:
CGCCGAGGAGgtttcattaattttgtttgattaaCACGATGTTGTATTATTACTGTTCATGATCAtacccttttttaaaaaaatgtacgTTGTCAGGAATTTAACATTGAGAAGCTGCAAATCCTGGaagctgaaaagaaaaggatcagACAAGAATTCGAACGGAAGACTAAGCAAGTTGATATACGGAGGAAGATGTCAGTTCTATTaccatttcttgttttttctttttttttttccagaaatcTTGAATTTCTGTTGTTCGGATTGTTAATGAATTGTTGTCTGATCTTTGCTATGCAGCGAGTACTCGATGCAGCTGAATGCGTCGCGTATAAAAGTTCTTCAAGCACAGGATGATATTGTGAATTCCATGAAAGAATCTGCTAGCAAGCAACTTCTGCGTGTTTCGAACAACAAGAAGGAATACAAGAAGCTTCTCAAGGATTTGATTGTTCAGGTAACTCGATAAGTCCTCGTATCGATGTCTTACGAGGAATGATATTATATACGAAACATTATTGTGCACTGACTTGATACTTTTGTTCAATGTGATCTGTAGAGTTTAATCCGACTGAAGGAGCCAGCAGTTCTGCTCCGATGCAGAGAGGCTGACCGTAAGATTGTCGAGTCGGTTCTGGAGGATGCAAGCCGCTTATATGCAGAGAAAACCAAAGTACATGCTCCTGATGTTACCATTGACACCACTGTATACCTTCCGCCACCTCCGAAATCTTCGGACTCTCACGATCCTTTTTGGTAATAGTCTCTGA
This genomic window contains:
- the LOC118047197 gene encoding V-type proton ATPase subunit E2, which produces MNDADVSRQIQQMARFIRQEAEEKANEISVSAEEEFNIEKLQILEAEKKRIRQEFERKTKQVDIRRKIEYSMQLNASRIKVLQAQDDIVNSMKESASKQLLRVSNNKKEYKKLLKDLIVQSLIRLKEPAVLLRCREADRKIVESVLEDASRLYAEKTKVHAPDVTIDTTVYLPPPPKSSDSHDPFCSGGVVMASKDGKIVFENTLDARLDVAFGNKLPEIRKQLLGKLGA